In one Angustibacter luteus genomic region, the following are encoded:
- a CDS encoding hemolysin family protein, which yields MITPDLRLAFAVVLLVVFAAALAAAEASVSKVTRVRAEQLVDDGRRGSPSLLTVVSTSGPYLSVSTFVRVVCESFAAVFVTITCAGAFDRQWVALLVAAGIMVVASFVLVGVSPRTVGRQHAETVALLSAPVLLWLSRVLGPLARLLVALGNAVTPGRGYRDGPFSTESELRELLDLAGENAVIEASEQQMLHSVFELGDTIVREVMVPRTDMVTIEHDKVLRQAISLFLRSGFSRIPVVDGGPDDVLGMLYLKDVTRRVYSDAAAEQSVPVRDVMRPVHYVPESKPVDDLLREMQRDQTHVAIVVDEYGGTAGLVTIEDVLEEIVGEITDEYDREADAYETLDDGGFRVLATMHVDELGELFDLELDDEDVDTVGGLLGKALGRVPIPGARAVVEGLELTAERPAGRRHRIATVLVRDVRAEQHADAERADPATLA from the coding sequence ATGATCACGCCCGATCTGCGGCTGGCCTTCGCGGTCGTCCTGCTCGTGGTGTTCGCGGCCGCGCTGGCGGCCGCTGAGGCCTCGGTGTCGAAGGTGACCCGGGTGCGTGCCGAACAGCTGGTGGACGACGGACGCCGTGGTTCGCCGTCCCTGCTCACCGTGGTCAGCACGAGCGGTCCCTACCTGTCCGTGTCGACGTTCGTCCGGGTGGTCTGCGAGTCCTTCGCGGCCGTGTTCGTGACGATCACCTGCGCCGGCGCGTTCGACCGGCAGTGGGTCGCCCTGCTCGTCGCCGCGGGGATCATGGTGGTCGCCTCGTTCGTGCTGGTCGGCGTCAGCCCGCGCACCGTCGGCCGCCAGCACGCCGAGACGGTGGCCCTGCTGAGCGCCCCGGTGCTGCTCTGGCTGTCGCGGGTGCTCGGTCCTTTGGCCCGGCTGCTGGTCGCGCTGGGCAACGCGGTCACCCCCGGGCGCGGCTACCGGGACGGGCCGTTCTCGACCGAGTCCGAGCTGCGCGAGCTGCTCGACCTGGCCGGCGAGAACGCGGTCATCGAAGCCTCCGAGCAGCAGATGCTGCACTCGGTCTTCGAGCTCGGCGACACCATCGTTCGCGAGGTCATGGTGCCGCGCACCGACATGGTGACCATCGAGCACGACAAGGTCCTGCGCCAGGCGATCTCGCTGTTCCTGCGCTCCGGCTTCTCCCGGATCCCCGTCGTCGACGGTGGACCGGACGACGTCCTGGGCATGCTCTACCTGAAGGACGTGACCCGGCGGGTCTACAGCGACGCCGCGGCCGAGCAGTCCGTGCCGGTGCGCGACGTGATGCGACCCGTGCACTACGTGCCCGAGAGCAAGCCCGTTGACGACCTGCTGCGCGAGATGCAGCGCGACCAGACGCACGTCGCCATCGTCGTCGACGAGTACGGGGGCACCGCCGGGCTGGTCACCATCGAGGACGTGCTCGAGGAGATCGTCGGCGAGATCACGGACGAGTACGACCGTGAGGCGGACGCCTACGAGACCCTGGACGACGGTGGGTTCCGGGTGCTGGCCACCATGCACGTCGACGAGCTGGGCGAGCTGTTCGACCTCGAGCTGGACGACGAGGACGTCGACACCGTGGGCGGCCTGCTCGGCAAGGCTCTCGGGCGGGTGCCGATCCCGGGCGCCCGCGCCGTCGTCGAAGGGCTTGAGCTCACGGCCGAACGGCCGGCCGGTCGCCGGCACCGCATCGCCACCGTGCTGGTGCGCGACGTACGGGCGGAGCAGCACGCGGACGCCGAGCGTGCCGACCCTGCGACACTGGCCTGA
- the era gene encoding GTPase Era, which produces MSPAEVAHRSGFACIVGRPNAGKSTLTNALVGEKVAITSSKPQTTRHAIRGIITRPDAQLVLVDTPGLHRPRTLLGQRLNDVVRETLTEVDVVGFCLPADQKVGPGDRFIAAELATIRREGRGTPVVAIATKIDMVDRQRLTEHLLSIDRLGEWDDIVPVSAVRGEQVDVVTDLLVKHLPAGPVMYPSGELTDEPEAVMVAELIREAALEGVRDELPHSLAVVVDEMTPREGRPEHDPMLEIRVILFVERSSQKGIIIGKGGARLKEVGTNARRGIEALLGQKVFLDLHVKIAKDWQRDPKQLQRLGF; this is translated from the coding sequence ATGTCGCCAGCTGAGGTCGCCCACCGGTCCGGCTTCGCCTGCATCGTCGGCCGACCCAACGCGGGCAAGTCCACCCTGACGAACGCGCTGGTCGGCGAGAAGGTCGCCATCACCTCGTCCAAGCCGCAGACCACCCGGCACGCCATCCGCGGCATCATCACCCGGCCCGACGCCCAGCTCGTGCTCGTCGACACCCCCGGCCTGCACCGGCCCAGGACCCTGCTCGGGCAGCGCCTCAACGATGTCGTCCGCGAGACGTTGACGGAGGTCGACGTGGTCGGGTTCTGCCTGCCCGCCGACCAGAAGGTCGGCCCCGGCGACCGGTTCATCGCCGCCGAGCTGGCCACGATCCGGCGCGAGGGCCGCGGTACGCCGGTCGTGGCCATCGCGACGAAGATCGACATGGTCGACCGGCAGCGGCTCACCGAGCACCTGCTGTCCATCGACCGGCTGGGGGAGTGGGACGACATCGTCCCGGTGTCCGCCGTCCGCGGTGAGCAGGTCGACGTCGTCACCGACCTGCTCGTCAAGCACCTGCCCGCCGGGCCCGTCATGTACCCCAGCGGCGAGCTCACCGACGAGCCCGAGGCCGTGATGGTCGCCGAGCTCATCCGTGAGGCCGCGCTCGAAGGGGTACGCGACGAGCTGCCGCACAGCCTGGCCGTCGTCGTCGACGAGATGACACCCCGTGAGGGCCGCCCCGAGCACGACCCGATGCTGGAGATCCGGGTCATCCTCTTCGTCGAACGGTCCTCGCAGAAGGGGATCATCATCGGCAAGGGCGGCGCCCGGCTCAAAGAGGTCGGCACGAACGCCCGCCGCGGCATCGAGGCCCTGCTCGGCCAGAAGGTCTTCCTCGACCTGCACGTCAAGATCGCCAAGGACTGGCAGCGCGACCCCAAACAGCTTCAGCGCCTGGGCTTCTAG
- a CDS encoding aspartate-semialdehyde dehydrogenase, whose protein sequence is MRVGVFGATGQVGGVMRALLAERAFPLDDVRFFASARSAGSTLPWGDGEVTVEDSATADLSGLDIALFSNGKGASLELAPRVAATGAVVVDNSSAWRMDPDVPLVVSEVNPEDLDVLPKGIVANPNCTTMAAMPVLSPLHRHAGLVRLYVSSYQAVSGTGGKGVTELDEQVRKVADSAAALAFDGRAVELPAPSAYVKPIAFNVLPLAGSIVDDGSGETDEEQKLRNESRKILHIPDLAVAATCVRVPVFTGHSLAINAEFARPLSPAEATALLADAPGVELSDVPTPLDAAGRDPSLVGRIRVDPTVDGGRGLSLFVSGDNLRKGAALNAVQIAEAILARRA, encoded by the coding sequence ATGCGCGTAGGTGTGTTTGGGGCTACTGGTCAGGTCGGTGGGGTCATGCGGGCCCTGTTGGCGGAGCGTGCTTTTCCGCTGGACGACGTGCGGTTCTTCGCGTCCGCCCGGTCGGCGGGGTCGACGTTGCCGTGGGGCGACGGCGAGGTCACGGTCGAGGACTCGGCGACCGCCGATCTGTCCGGGCTGGATATCGCGCTGTTCAGCAACGGCAAGGGCGCCTCGCTCGAGCTGGCGCCGCGCGTCGCGGCGACCGGTGCCGTGGTGGTCGACAACTCCAGCGCCTGGCGGATGGACCCCGACGTCCCCCTCGTGGTGAGCGAGGTCAACCCCGAGGACCTCGACGTCCTCCCCAAGGGCATCGTCGCCAACCCGAACTGCACCACCATGGCCGCGATGCCCGTGCTGTCGCCACTGCACCGCCACGCGGGGCTGGTGCGGCTGTACGTCTCCTCCTACCAGGCGGTCTCCGGGACCGGCGGCAAGGGCGTCACCGAGCTCGACGAGCAGGTCCGCAAGGTGGCCGACTCCGCGGCAGCACTGGCCTTCGACGGCCGGGCCGTCGAGCTGCCCGCACCGAGCGCGTACGTGAAGCCGATCGCCTTCAACGTCCTGCCGCTCGCCGGGTCGATCGTCGACGACGGCTCCGGCGAGACCGACGAGGAGCAGAAGCTCCGGAACGAGAGCCGCAAGATCCTGCACATCCCGGACCTCGCCGTCGCCGCGACCTGCGTCCGCGTGCCCGTCTTCACCGGCCACAGCCTGGCGATCAACGCCGAGTTCGCCCGCCCGCTGTCACCGGCCGAGGCCACCGCGCTGCTGGCCGACGCCCCCGGCGTCGAGCTGTCCGACGTCCCGACGCCGTTGGATGCCGCGGGCCGCGACCCCAGCCTCGTCGGCCGGATCCGCGTCGACCCCACCGTGGACGGCGGCCGCGGGCTCAGCCTGTTCGTCTCCGGCGACAACCTGCGCAAGGGCGCCGCGCTCAACGCCGTCCAGATCGCCGAAGCGATCCTGGCCCGCCGCGCCTGA
- the leuA gene encoding 2-isopropylmalate synthase, with protein MTHDTTSDRWASTPQLPSVMPVHKYRPYHETFTVDLPDRTWPDRTIDKAPRWCAVDLRDGNQALIDPMSPPRKLAMFQLLVKMGYKEIEVGFPSASQTDFDFVRQLIEGDFIPGDVMIQVLTQCREHLIERTFESLVGAKQAIVHFYNSTSTLQRRVVFGLDRDGITDIATQGASLAKKYAEMITPDTEIYYEYSPESYTGTELEYAVEVCSKVIDVIDPTPDRPLIINLPATVEMATPNVYADSIEWMNRHLPRRDSVVLSLHPHNDRGTGVAASELGYLAGADRIEGCLFGNGERTGNVCLVTLGLNLFSQGIDPQIDFSDIDEVRRTVEYCNQLPVPERHPYGGDLVYTAFSGSHQDAIKKGLEALEKDAADQGKEIGELVWAVPYLPIDPMDVGRTYEAVIRVNSQSGKGGVAYLMKSEHQLDLPRRLQIEFSGVVQRQTDDEGGEVSAAALWTAFSHEYLPDPTRAWGRFALRSTRLSTSEQGQDQLAVELSDGGRVVALEGRGNGPIAAFTEALADRGVDVRVLDYHEHAMSAGGDAKAAAYVECALDGRVLWGVGVDPNIVTASLKAVVSAVNRWARDVEAVAEPEG; from the coding sequence ATGACGCACGACACCACCTCCGACCGGTGGGCGAGCACGCCCCAGCTGCCCTCCGTGATGCCGGTGCACAAGTACCGCCCCTACCACGAGACGTTCACCGTCGACCTGCCCGACCGGACGTGGCCGGACCGCACCATCGACAAGGCGCCGCGCTGGTGCGCCGTCGACCTGCGGGACGGAAACCAGGCACTGATCGACCCCATGAGCCCGCCCCGCAAGCTGGCGATGTTCCAGCTGCTGGTGAAGATGGGCTACAAGGAGATCGAGGTCGGCTTCCCGAGCGCCAGCCAGACCGACTTCGACTTCGTCCGTCAGCTGATCGAGGGCGACTTCATCCCCGGCGACGTGATGATCCAGGTGCTGACCCAGTGCCGCGAGCACCTCATCGAGCGCACCTTCGAGTCCCTGGTCGGGGCCAAGCAGGCGATCGTGCACTTCTACAACTCGACGTCCACGTTGCAGCGCCGGGTCGTGTTCGGGCTGGACCGCGACGGCATCACCGACATCGCGACGCAGGGCGCCAGCCTGGCCAAGAAGTACGCCGAGATGATCACGCCGGACACCGAGATCTACTACGAGTACTCGCCCGAGTCCTACACCGGCACCGAGCTCGAGTACGCCGTCGAGGTCTGCAGCAAGGTGATCGACGTCATCGACCCGACGCCGGACCGTCCGCTGATCATCAACCTGCCGGCCACCGTCGAGATGGCCACGCCGAACGTGTACGCCGACTCGATCGAGTGGATGAACCGGCACCTGCCGCGCCGCGACAGCGTGGTGCTGAGCCTGCACCCGCACAACGACCGGGGCACGGGCGTCGCGGCGTCCGAGCTGGGCTACCTGGCCGGCGCGGACCGGATCGAGGGCTGCCTGTTCGGCAACGGCGAGCGGACCGGCAACGTCTGCCTGGTCACGCTGGGGCTGAACCTGTTCAGCCAGGGCATCGACCCGCAGATCGACTTCAGCGACATCGACGAGGTACGGCGGACCGTCGAGTACTGCAACCAGCTGCCCGTGCCCGAGCGCCACCCCTACGGCGGCGACCTCGTCTACACCGCGTTCTCCGGCTCGCACCAGGACGCGATCAAGAAGGGCCTGGAGGCGCTGGAGAAGGACGCGGCCGACCAGGGCAAGGAGATCGGCGAGCTCGTGTGGGCCGTGCCGTACCTGCCGATCGACCCGATGGACGTGGGGCGCACGTACGAGGCCGTGATCCGGGTGAACAGCCAGTCCGGCAAGGGCGGCGTCGCCTACCTGATGAAGTCCGAGCACCAGCTCGACCTGCCGCGTCGGCTGCAGATCGAGTTCAGCGGGGTCGTGCAGCGGCAGACGGACGACGAGGGCGGCGAGGTGTCGGCGGCCGCGCTCTGGACGGCCTTCAGCCACGAGTACCTGCCGGACCCGACCCGGGCCTGGGGACGGTTCGCCCTGCGCAGCACGAGGCTGTCGACGTCCGAGCAGGGGCAGGACCAGCTCGCCGTCGAGCTGTCGGACGGCGGCCGGGTGGTCGCTCTCGAGGGGCGGGGCAACGGCCCCATCGCGGCGTTCACCGAGGCGCTCGCCGACCGCGGGGTCGACGTCCGGGTGCTCGACTACCACGAGCACGCGATGAGCGCGGGTGGCGACGCGAAGGCGGCCGCGTACGTCGAGTGCGCACTGGACGGGCGGGTGCTGTGGGGTGTCGGGGTGGACCCGAACATCGTGACGGCGTCGCTGAAGGCCGTCGTCTCGGCCGTCAACCGCTGGGCGCGGGACGTCGAGGCGGTCGCTGAACCCGAAGGCTGA
- a CDS encoding GGDEF domain-containing protein: MSSVDGVVTCPSEFGPLDLLSDWAHELYLDGFSERAVRAAREAIPVAVGAGDLRTLRFLHYTCGVALIEQRRWDEAITSAHNLLAVIDPWDAAWRAKALSLLGDAGLRLGRASAAVDALAEAYSLVEHEPPRVYNELSATMAVAATLGHAQLFVPADALFRLCLSAPAVRGNTAATRIARILVLQEYSVLHTTWATALQLDGRVDEAGPHFVRSAEISLHMMQLTAGEDDEMHARAEMVEAYTHLHLGEVGLAEARLRHASARFDMRPELPEVQIGKLGRALCLRERGEFAEARELLAGVVESVQVADRVVWELAALVTMAEVEVAEHGTHPSTQYYRQSAQVASHRLWIERESRFFALRDRISLRALAAEASQLGRDAMIDPLTGLGNRRMLDAGIAESLGGAALFVDVDLFKDVNDRFSHAVGDEVLRRIADILRAHCRTHDVVVRFGGDEFVVLLPATYAAEAAAVGERVRAAVHREPWHDLREGLSVSVSVGVAASDASPDRVLKDADAALYAAKESGRNRVTVY, encoded by the coding sequence GTGAGTTCGGTCGACGGTGTCGTGACGTGCCCGAGCGAGTTCGGTCCCCTGGACCTGCTGTCCGACTGGGCGCACGAGCTCTACCTGGACGGGTTCTCCGAGCGGGCCGTCCGGGCGGCCCGGGAGGCCATCCCGGTGGCCGTCGGGGCCGGTGACCTGCGCACGCTGCGCTTCCTGCACTACACGTGCGGCGTCGCGCTGATCGAGCAGCGCCGGTGGGACGAGGCGATCACCTCCGCCCACAACCTGCTCGCGGTCATCGACCCCTGGGACGCCGCGTGGCGGGCCAAGGCGCTGTCCCTGCTCGGCGACGCGGGGCTGCGGCTGGGCCGCGCGTCGGCGGCGGTGGACGCGCTGGCGGAGGCGTACAGCCTGGTCGAGCACGAGCCCCCGCGCGTCTACAACGAGCTCAGCGCCACCATGGCCGTGGCCGCCACCCTGGGGCACGCCCAGCTGTTCGTGCCCGCCGACGCGCTCTTCCGGCTCTGCCTGTCCGCCCCGGCGGTGCGCGGGAACACCGCCGCGACCCGGATCGCCCGGATCCTGGTGCTGCAGGAGTACTCCGTGCTGCACACGACCTGGGCCACGGCGCTGCAGCTCGACGGCCGGGTCGACGAGGCCGGGCCGCACTTCGTGCGCAGCGCGGAGATCTCGCTGCACATGATGCAGCTCACGGCCGGCGAGGACGACGAGATGCACGCCCGGGCCGAGATGGTCGAGGCGTACACCCACCTGCACCTGGGTGAGGTCGGCCTGGCCGAGGCTCGGCTGCGGCACGCGTCGGCCCGGTTCGACATGCGGCCCGAGCTGCCCGAGGTGCAGATCGGCAAGCTCGGTCGGGCGCTGTGCCTGCGGGAGCGGGGCGAGTTCGCCGAGGCGCGTGAGCTGCTCGCCGGGGTCGTGGAGAGCGTCCAGGTCGCCGACCGGGTGGTCTGGGAGCTCGCCGCCCTGGTCACGATGGCCGAGGTCGAGGTCGCCGAGCACGGCACGCACCCCTCGACCCAGTACTACCGCCAGTCGGCCCAGGTGGCCTCGCACCGGCTGTGGATCGAGCGGGAGAGCCGGTTCTTCGCGCTTCGCGACCGGATCAGCCTGCGCGCGCTCGCGGCCGAGGCGTCCCAGCTGGGCAGGGACGCGATGATCGACCCGCTCACCGGGCTGGGCAACCGGCGGATGCTGGACGCCGGGATCGCGGAGTCGCTGGGCGGCGCCGCGTTGTTCGTGGACGTCGACCTGTTCAAGGACGTCAACGACCGGTTCTCGCACGCCGTCGGCGACGAGGTGCTCCGCCGGATCGCCGACATCCTGCGGGCGCACTGCCGCACGCACGACGTGGTGGTGCGGTTCGGCGGCGACGAGTTCGTCGTGCTCCTACCGGCGACCTACGCGGCCGAGGCCGCAGCGGTGGGCGAGCGGGTTCGCGCCGCGGTGCACCGCGAGCCCTGGCACGACCTGCGCGAGGGGCTGTCCGTCAGCGTCTCGGTCGGCGTCGCGGCGTCCGACGCCTCGCCGGACCGCGTGCTCAAGGACGCGGACGCCGCGCTGTACGCGGCGAAGGAGTCCGGCCGCAACCGGGTCACCGTCTACTGA
- the recO gene encoding DNA repair protein RecO translates to MSLYRDEAIVLRTHSLGEADRIVTLLTRERGKVRAVAKGVRRTRSRFGARLEPFMMTDVQLYEGRNLDTVTQAETIAPYGERLVSDYPRYTAGAAMLETADRLTEEREPAVQQFLLLAGGLRTLSDGAHDPSLVLDAYLLRSLSVAGWAPSFVDCSRCGAPGPHRAFAVASGGVVCPSCRPAGSVGPAPATLELLAALLAGDWDVADASEVRYRREGSGLVAAYLQWHLERGVRSLRLVERL, encoded by the coding sequence GTGAGCCTGTACCGCGACGAGGCAATCGTCCTGCGCACCCACTCGTTGGGTGAGGCGGACCGCATCGTCACGCTGCTCACGCGTGAGCGCGGCAAGGTGCGCGCCGTGGCGAAGGGCGTGCGCCGCACCCGCAGCCGGTTCGGGGCCCGGCTCGAGCCGTTCATGATGACCGACGTGCAGCTGTACGAGGGCCGCAACCTCGACACGGTGACCCAGGCCGAGACGATCGCGCCCTACGGCGAGCGACTGGTCAGTGACTACCCGCGGTACACGGCGGGTGCCGCCATGCTCGAGACGGCCGACCGGCTCACCGAGGAGCGCGAGCCGGCGGTCCAGCAGTTCCTGCTGCTCGCCGGTGGGCTGCGCACCCTCTCCGACGGCGCGCACGACCCCAGCCTGGTGCTCGACGCCTACCTGCTGCGCTCGCTGTCCGTGGCCGGCTGGGCGCCGTCCTTCGTGGACTGCTCGCGCTGCGGTGCACCAGGCCCGCACCGCGCGTTCGCGGTGGCCTCGGGTGGGGTGGTCTGCCCGTCGTGCCGCCCGGCCGGGTCGGTGGGTCCGGCGCCGGCGACGCTGGAGCTGCTGGCCGCGTTGCTGGCCGGTGACTGGGACGTCGCGGACGCCAGCGAGGTGCGGTACCGCCGCGAGGGCAGCGGACTGGTCGCCGCCTACCTGCAGTGGCACCTGGAGCGGGGC